Below is a genomic region from Flavobacterium ginsengisoli.
GAACAGCATTCCTACTTCAAAAAATTTAGATCAATGTTAATGGCGATTTTTAAAAGCTTGGTCAAATGATTTTAGAATCCACAATTTTTAATATATTTGTGATACAAAAAAAGACTACTACTACTTCCTGTTAATTCGTTAGTTTTTAAAGCTTTGTGAATGTTTTAATATTGAAAAAGTAAAAAATTGAATTTGGTGCAGAATCGGTGCACTTGGTTCAAGACATTTATAAAAACGTAGCGTAGACGGGTTTCAACACATATAGTTCGAATCCTGCTCTCCTCATCCCTAATAAATGCATACATAATTATCTACTAATTAGATTAAAGCGGTTTAAAAAGTTTAATATCCCGACCAAATTTTGATTTGAATAATCTCAAAATTATTATATAATTTTACTAAAAACTAACCCAGTACCAAATTTATTTTCAGGAACTATATAAAAAGCTATTACGTCTTAATAAATTTAAATACACATATGTTTTAACATTTTTTAACGTTTTACCCTTACGATACATACAAACCGTTTACAAATAAAAATTTAAAATAATTATCTTACAAATTCACTTGAAAGTAAGCCAATTTCTTTAAATCGTTCATAAAATGATTTGTAAATTGTTCAGTCGAGGTCACAAAATTAAAATCCCATTTCCGAACGAAATGGGATTTTTTTTATTTTAAAACACAGGTTTTAATTCAAAAAATGGCTTTATCTTTAAGCCTTTAGAAAATTGATATTTGTTATGGAACAGAAAATACATCAAGGAAGAAACGTAAAACGTTTTAGAGAAATGCTAAGTATAAAGCAGGAATCATTAGCTTATGATCTGGGAGAAGACTGGAACCAAAAGAAAATTTCTATGCTAGAGCAGAAAGATGTAATTGAAGAAAGTCTTCTAAAACAAATTTCAGCTGTATTAAAAATTCCTGTTGAAGCTTTTCAGAATTTTGATGAAGAACAGGCTGTAAATTTAATTTCATGCAATTTCTCGGATAACGCAATGTTCAATAACAGAATTGAAATTTTTAACAACAATCCTATTGAGGAAATCAAAAAACTTCATGAAGAAAAAATTGCTTTATTTGAGCGTATGCTGAAAGAGAAAGATGAAATGATGTCTAAGCTTGAGAAATTGATTGGTAAATAATTATTAATAAAGATATTAATTAAAAAAGAGACTTTCAAAGTCTCTTTTTTGGTTTTAGAATATTATTTCTTGGTAAGAAGTCAGAAGACATTCATAAGGCTTTTATAAAAACTCTTTGAAATATTCACGGAACTATCCATACAAATTTTTTATCTCCGACATAACAAAGGTACTTTGGGTACTCCCTATACTTTCAACTGATCCCAATTTATTAAATACAAAATCCTGATAATGCTTCATGTCTTTGGCGGAAACTTTCATTAAAAAATCGTAATCTCCTGAAATATTGTAACATTCTACAACCTCTTCTATTTTCATAATATCACTAACAAACTGATTCCCGATATTACGATCGTGTTGTTTAAGTTTGATATTACAAAAAACAATGAAACCTCTATTTAATTTTTCTGCATCAAGCAGGGCAATGTATTTTTTAATATAGCCGCTGTTTTCTAATCTTTTAATCCGCTCAAAAACTGGCGAAGCAGAAAGATTTACCATTTTAGCAAGCTCTTTTACAGTGTATTTAGAATTATCGTGTAGTATATTTAATAACTGAAGATCAATATCGTCTATTTGTTCCATAGAATATTTTGGTTTAATTTATTGCGAATACAGAATAAAATTCTTCAAATATAACCAAAAACAATACAAAAATCTTGATTTACATAAATTAAAAACATAACATACTGCAGCATTCATCTTCACAGTATAAAAATCTACAAGGCAATGTTTTATACTTCTTTTCTCCGAGCCATACCCTGAGCAATGATACTGGCAGCAATCAATTGCAAGGCATGGTAAAGCATGAGTGGCAATAATACGATGCCGGTGATGGTACTGTGTTGAAAAAGTACTTTTGACATAACGGTGCCGTGTACCAATGACTTTTTAGAACCGCAGAATAAGACAGTAATACGGTCTTCATCTGAAAAACCAAGCAATCGACTGAGTAGTCCGACACAAAAGAATACGGCAAAAAACAATGCCATCATACCTGCAGCGAGTTCTGCAAGTTCAAGGGCGGTGAAACCGTCAAAAAGATGTTCGGAAAATGACTTGCAAAACGACGTATAAATAATCGTTAGAATAACTGTCTGATCAAAATATTTAAGCTGTTTCTTGTATTTTTCGGCAATAGCGCCGAAACGAGAATTGAGGCTTATGCCAATGATGACAGGCAACAAGACTTGAAGAATCAACTTTATGACGATTTGAGTAACATCAAAATCGCCTGTCGCAGAAGCTATAAAGAGTCCAACCCAGAGAGGTGTAACCACTACTCCGATCAAACTGGAAATGCTTGCATTGAAAATGGCTGCGGGAATGTTTCCTTTGGCGATGGAAACCATAACCACCGAAGAGGAAACTGTAGACGGTAATGCTTGCCAGAAAAAATACACCCAGCCAAAGCAGCTCGAAGCCGTTATTGACAAACAACGGGCGAAATGCCAAAACAAGGAGCGGAAAAAACAAAAAAGTTGTCAACTGGACAACAATGTGCATTTTCCAGTTGGAAAGTCCAGCTTTTAGTTTCTCAACGCTCAGTCGCATACCATAAAATAAGAAAATCAAGGAAACGCTTGCATTGGCAATCTCCTCCAGCGAAATAGGTTCTTTGACCATGCCTGGCTTTGGCAAAAAATAAGCCATCAGAATCATGGTGGCTATCATTAACAGGAAATTGTCGAAACCTGCTTTTTTTAGTACTTCTAATAATTTATTCAATGTGTTTTAAATATTATTTCTCCGTGGAGACACGGACTTTCTTATTAATATATTAAGACTAAATCCCAAGTTCTTTGCGTATAATTTCTGCTCCTGCGCTTAAAGCACTTAACTTGCCTCTAGCCACGTTTCGTGATAGCGGAGCCATACCGCAGTTTGTAGAAGGGTAAAGATTTTCGGCATCTACAAACTCAAGCGCTTTACGTAGCGTATTAGCCACTTCTTCTGGTGTTTCGATAGTGTTGGTTGCCACATCAATTGCACCTACCATAACTTTTTTACCACGAACAAGTTCCATTAAATTTAAAGGCACATTGGAGTTGTGGCATTCTAAAGACACCACATCAATTTTAGATTTTTGAATTTTCGGAAAAATTTCTTCGTATTGTCGCCACTCTGAACCTAATGTCTTTTTCCAATCGTTATTTGCCTGTATTCCATAACCATAGCAAATATGAACCGCAGTTTGGCAGTGTAAACCTTCAATGGCTCTTTCTAATGCTGCCATTCCCCAATCGTTTACTTCATCAAAAAATACATTAAATGCAGGTTCATCAAACTGGATAATATCTACACCTGCATCTTGAAGTTCTCTTGCTTCTTCGTTGAGTGCTTTCGCAAATTCCCACGCCAATTTTTCTCGGCTTTTATAATGGTCGTCGTACAAAGTATCTACCATTGTAAGCGGGCCTGGTAATGCCCACTTTATAGGCTTATTAGTCTGTTTGCGTAAAAATTTAGCATCTTCAACAAAAACTGCTTTTTGACGTGCAACCTCACCTACAACTACTGGAACACTCGCGTCATAACGGTTACGGATCTTTACTGTTTTACGATTTTCAAAATCTACACCGCTTAAATGCTCGATAAAAGTCGTTACAAAATGCTGGCGTGTCTGCTCACCGTCACAAATGATATCTAAATCTGCCAACTGTTGTTCCTGCAGAGAAATGCGCAACGCATCTTGTTTACCTTCAAGCAGCTGATCATCTTCTAATTTCCATGGTGACCAAAGCTTTTCTGGTGGTGCAAGCCAGGCAGGTTTGGGTAAACTTCCAACAATAGAGGTGGGTAATAATAATTTCTTCATAATAGTATAATTTTAATGTGTTGTAATCAGTTAAAGGGTAAAATTAGCAGACCATTGTTCCAAAAGGCTTTTGTAAGGCTTAATGAAATGCTCTTCTGCATATTTACCCTGTTCAACAGCCAGTCGGCTGCGTTCTTCGCGGTCATAATCCACGCGAGTTAGTGAATAATCTTCGTGTTTAAGACTAGGTTGATAAATTTTCCCAGCCACTGAATTTGCATTGTAAATTTCAGGGCGATAAATCTTCTGAAAAGTCTCCATCGTACTGATTGAGCTGATTAATCCAAGATCAGTATAATCGGCAAGTAGATCTCCGGAATGATAAAAAGCCATCGGCGCCACACTATTCAAAGGCATGAAAAAACGAACTTTTAAGCCCATTTGAGAGAAATATTCATCAGTGATAGAATACTGATCTTGCAGATACTCAAAACCCAGAACTGGATGCTGATACTCTGTGCGACTATAAGTTTTGTTACTCGATACACTTAGACAAATGATCGGTGATATCTTAAAGTGCTCTTTATAAGTGGCTGAATTCACAAAACACTTATAAAGTTTTCCGTGCAACTCACCAAAATTCTCAGGAATAGAAAAATTAGATTTATTTTTATTATGGTCAATCAATAAAATACTGAAATCATAATCCCGAACATAAGAGGAATAATTATTTCCGGCAACTCCTTCGATTTGCTGGCCGGTCTTACGGTCAATAATATTTGTTTTTAAAACTTCAATCATCGGTAGATCATTACTACCGTTCTTATCATCAATAATCATTGTTACTGTGAGAATTTCAAGTTCTACATGGTAACGATCTCCTTTTGGATTATCCAAATGAGCCAATGCATTGAATCGATTGTTAATCATATTTAAGGCATTGCGTAAGTTTTGCTGGCGATTAGCTCCTCTGGCCAAGTTGGCAAAATTGGTTGTCAAACGCGTTTTACTTGAGGGGTGATAATTTTCATCTAAACAAGTGCTTTTTAGCGTGAACACAAAATCATTTTGGATTGTATTCTGGGTATTTTCAATATCCTGCTTTTCGCTTATTCTTAAATCTTCTTGTATTTTCGCTTTCATTTGATGACAAGGTTTAGTTTTTTTACCTTGCAAATTTTAAAACAAAAGATTTAATATCCTATTAAATCAAAAAATACAGTTAAATATTCTTTTTTAATATATTTTTAAAGATTATTAATCTCTTCACAAATAAAATATTGAAAGAAAACAGATAATTATTCTTTGGAGAGCTAGGACATGACCCATTTGAAATTTCCCATAACAATTCAAACCTCGAAAAAGAAAACAATATAATTTATATTTGCCAAAATTTAAGATAGATATAGTAATGAATTTAATAGAAAATTTAAAATGGCGCTACGCCGCCAAAGCTTATTCCAACGTTAAACTAGCAGAAGAAAAAGTTGATCAAATCTTAGAGGCTATAAATCTCTCAGCATCTTCTTGTGGTCTGCAATCTTACCGTGTTTTTGTTGTAAGCAACCCAGAAATCCAAAAAAAATTAGGTGCTGATTCGTATAATAGACAAATTGAATCTTGTTCTCATTTGTTGGTTTTTGTCGCACTCAATAACATGTCTTCGAGTTACATTGACAATTACATGGCAATGACAGAAAAACAAAGAGGTCTTGATGCTGGCGCTTTATCAGGATTTAGAAATGGATTGCATGCTTATTTTAACGCTATTAACTCAGAACAAAAAGCACTTTGGGCGAGCAAAACAGGCTTATATTGCACTGGGAACAGCACTTATTGCTGCGGCAGAATTGAAAGTGGATGCCACTCCTATCGAAGGATTTAATGCTTCTATTATCGACGAGGTTTTAGGTTTGAAAGAGAAAGGACTGCATTCTACAGTTATTCTTGCTTTAGGATACCGTGATTTGGAAAAGGACTACATGGCAACTATGAAAAAAGTTCGTTTGCCTATAGATGAAATGGTAACGAAAGTTTATTAATACTATTAAATATGTTAAATTATTATGGGAAAAGTATACATTCAACCTTTTGGAATTGATAACTTCTCTGCCATAAAGAGCTAAGCAAATTATACAGTATTGTCTTGTATAAATTTCATGGCAGAATCATGGTGCATTGCATGCTATTTATTTTTTGAATATTGACTCTGTTGCTGAACGAGAAATCTAAAACTAACTGGCATGAAGCTTAAATAAAAAACAGCCCGAAGGCTGTTTTAATTTTTATACTATAATACTATAAAACTCTAATTTTCCGTAAAAGTTAGATGCAATAATTAACCATCGATACATCTGACAAATTACCTTATTTTTTCAAAATAAATTTCTGAGCTTTAAATGAACCGTTATCTGTTTTTTTAATTAAATAAATACCATCTTCAAGATTTTCTAAGTGAATTGTATTTAGAATATCTGCTTTTAGATTTACTGATTTTATAATTTTTCCAGAGGTATCTATTATAATGTAATTTCCATCATATTTGGTAACAATATTTAAAATTCCTTTACTTGGAACAGGGTACATTTTAAAGTCGGATACTTTGAAATCGTCTAGCCCCAAAGTACTTACATTAATACAATCAGAAACAATTGTACACCCTCCAACAGTAATTTCAACTTTATAATCTCCAGCGACTGTTGCTTTAAATGATTGGTTAGTTTCATTTGTTAGCAGTGTGTTTGGACACTTATACCATTGATAAGTCTGCTCCAGAATAATCAGATGTTAATATTCCAGAATTTAAGGTTACTGTTCTCAGAATTGCGGAAGAATTGCTAATGGTTAATGCTAAAGTCTTGGTGTCACATCCAGAAGAATAGGTGTAATTTCCAGAAGAGGTATAAGTAGTACCATTTACTGGCCACGTATAGCTATCGCAAGCGCTTTCAGTTTGTGTAGAACTTGTAGAACTAGTGATTGTTAATGCTAAAGTCTTGGTGTCGCATCCTATTTTATGAGTATAAGTTCCAGATGTTGTATAATTAGTGCCATTTACCGGCCAAGTGTAAGAATCACATCTAGAAATAGTTTCGGTTGGAGACGAAGTTGAGGGGGTGATTGTTAAGTCTAGAGTTTTAGTATCACATCCGACAACTGTAGTATACGTTCCAGTAGCGGTATAAGTTGTTCCATTTGCACTCCATGTGTAAGAATCACATGCAGTTATCGTTTCAGGTGTAGAAGTTGTAGATGGAGTAATAGTCAAATTAAGAGTTTTAGTATCACATCCACTCACAATTGTGTATGTTCCAGAAGCAGTATAAGTTGTTCCATTTGCACTCCATGTATAAGAATCACATGCATTTACCGTTTCAGGTGAAGAAGTTGTAGATGGAGTTCCTGTTACAGTTTTTACCAGAACTCTATCGCTTGCACAATAAGCTGTTTCGCAAGCAACACAATAAGTAGTATTATTTTCTGTAGGTGTTGCAGAAACTGAATTTCCTGTTGCAAAACTTGTTCCGCCAGTCATTGCGTTATACCAGGTAGCAGTTGTACCAAGTGGACAAGAAGCGTTTAAAGTAACAGCAGTACTTCCTAAACAAGGAATATTTTGTGTGTCTTCAGTAACTGTTGCACTTTCTGGTTTAATTGATGTCGTTGTAATATTAGAATTTACAGTTGTAAAATTAGAACCACTAACGGTTGCCAGATTTGTAACAGAACAGGTATTTTGCGGTAATGTGCCCGCAGCGTTAATTGTCGCACTAAAAGTAATTACAGTGCTTTTTCCTGCAGATAAAGCAAATGGTCCGGCAGTAAGCGTTTGATTAACCACTTTTATTGTGGCAGTTTTAGCTGATACTGAATTATTAGTTGTATTACTATTCACGGATTCTGTTGTAGGAGCAGACTGTTTCTTCTTGTCTTGCTTCTTTCTGCGTAGCCATTCTTGAAGCACTTCCATTGTCAGGAATAGTGACAGTTCCTGAAGTTATAACTCCAGTACCTCCTTCATCCACCCCTACTCCTGTTGGAGTGCTAGTATTATTGCTATTCCAGAAAGCTGTCAATGCAGCACTTCTGTCTCCGCTTCCTGGAACATAGGGTGGACTGCCCTGCAAAATTACCGAACAATTTGGCCCCTGAGAGAACACGTCAAAATTTCCTTTTGCCAATCCGGTGGCGGAGTTAACTATATTGCCAGTAACCTTTGCGGCACTAATCATTGTGCTAGCAGACAATATCTGCATTGGCAACTACTCCAATATGAGTGTAAGCATTATTTACAACACTAATGTTATTATTAGTAATAGAAGCATCAATTCTTCCCACACTTAATACAGCATTATCATTTGCTTCAGAGAAAATACCGTAATTAGCGGCATTAGTAATTATATTATTAGCTATTTCAGTAATATGTTTGGCATTTCCATAAGCGGCAACACTAATACCATTACTAGAAGAAGTTGAGCCTCCACCATCAATAGTATTATTATTTATACGCCCTTTTATAGTTCCCGAGCCTTGATTTCCAACACTGCATGCAGAAAGACCATTATAACTTGATTTTAAAGTGTTATTTAGAATATTGTAGCTCACAGTTGCTGTACCGCCTACTTGCAAAGATAAACCATTGCTTCCAGGACTTACAGTTGCTGCATTTATAGTATTAGCATCTGTGGATGCATTATCTCCTCCAATTTGAACTGTATTTACAGAAGATCCGCTAAAATTCAGAGCTAAACCAGTAGTTTTTGAATTAGAAAAATCATTCTTTTTAAAAACTAATGTATTGTTTGTTGTTCCTTTAGCTTGAAAAATAAAATTACTGTCTCCGTTTGATTTATTAAAAGAGTTTTTAAATTGACAACCGGTTACTGTCAAATTAAGTGCAGGATTTTGAGAAAGTTGTCCATTAAATCCAAAAAAGCCTCTTCCCCAAGAATCATTAACATTTGTGTTTGTTATCGAACATGTCCCTTTTAAATTTAATGCAAATATTCCTCCAACACTTACGTTTCCTCCATTTGCACTTCCACAGCCTGTAATTGTACTATTAGCTAATACTAAATTATTAACATCATTCAAGTTTATTCCAACAGAGTTTGTAGTACCAATGATAACAATATTATCTAAACTAACACCTCCAGAGATGGTTTTAAAATGCAGTGCACCATAAGAATTAGTGTTATCATCTTCAGGATCACTAATTACAGTAGTAGAATTATTTGCATTAGTAAAATTCATGTTTTTAAGCGTAACATTGGCACACGATATAAACTCAACACCTCTTAAAGCTATATTTTGTATTGTCCCTCCAGATCCTGCAATAGGTCCTGTTCCAGTAACCTGAAAACTTCCTTGTGAACTACTTACTGAAATTCC
It encodes:
- a CDS encoding cadherin-like domain-containing protein, which codes for MNFEDILDSNLTLVPNSFKATPIANNNSYSCIGNVGIDVDAAGGVLANDFSPDGTVLSVSLLTGATNGSVILNANGSFTYNPNAGYSGSDSFTYTLTSANGKTATATVNIAVTTPIIFVNSAAATAGNGTLATPYQTLNSITGSAAYPIFIYSGTVTGLLTLNDNQKVIGQGASASLASILSLSVPTYSNVLPSTGGTNPTIAGVNLKANNDIQAVALTGTLSGSSIGALKVRNTTISTTNAQAVNITSGGTLDCIFTSISASGVSKGISVSSSQGSFQVTGTGPIAGSGGTIQNIALRGVEFISCANVTLKNMNFTNANNSTTVISDPEDDNTNSYGALHFKTISGGVSLDNIVIIGTTNSVGINLNDVNNLVLANSTITGCGSANGGNVSVGGIFALNLKGTCSITNTNVNDSWGRGFFGFNGQLSQNPALNLTVTGCQFKNSFNKSNGDSNFIFQAKGTTNNTLVFKKNDFSNSKTTGLALNFSGSSVNTVQIGGDNASTDANTINAATVSPGSNGLSLQVGGTATVSYNILNNTLKSSYNGLSACSVGNQGSGTIKGRINNNTIDGGGSTSSSNGISVAAYGNAKHITEIANNIITNAANYGIFSEANDNAVLSVGRIDASITNNNISVVNNAYTHIGVVANADIVC
- a CDS encoding XRE family transcriptional regulator, which encodes MEQKIHQGRNVKRFREMLSIKQESLAYDLGEDWNQKKISMLEQKDVIEESLLKQISAVLKIPVEAFQNFDEEQAVNLISCNFSDNAMFNNRIEIFNNNPIEEIKKLHEEKIALFERMLKEKDEMMSKLEKLIGK
- a CDS encoding methionine synthase, whose product is MKKLLLPTSIVGSLPKPAWLAPPEKLWSPWKLEDDQLLEGKQDALRISLQEQQLADLDIICDGEQTRQHFVTTFIEHLSGVDFENRKTVKIRNRYDASVPVVVGEVARQKAVFVEDAKFLRKQTNKPIKWALPGPLTMVDTLYDDHYKSREKLAWEFAKALNEEARELQDAGVDIIQFDEPAFNVFFDEVNDWGMAALERAIEGLHCQTAVHICYGYGIQANNDWKKTLGSEWRQYEEIFPKIQKSKIDVVSLECHNSNVPLNLMELVRGKKVMVGAIDVATNTIETPEEVANTLRKALEFVDAENLYPSTNCGMAPLSRNVARGKLSALSAGAEIIRKELGI
- a CDS encoding T9SS type A sorting domain-containing protein; translation: MYPVPSKGILNIVTKYDGNYIIIDTSGKIIKSVNLKADILNTIHLENLEDGIYLIKKTDNGSFKAQKFILKK
- a CDS encoding DUF1852 domain-containing protein, which codes for MKAKIQEDLRISEKQDIENTQNTIQNDFVFTLKSTCLDENYHPSSKTRLTTNFANLARGANRQQNLRNALNMINNRFNALAHLDNPKGDRYHVELEILTVTMIIDDKNGSNDLPMIEVLKTNIIDRKTGQQIEGVAGNNYSSYVRDYDFSILLIDHNKNKSNFSIPENFGELHGKLYKCFVNSATYKEHFKISPIICLSVSSNKTYSRTEYQHPVLGFEYLQDQYSITDEYFSQMGLKVRFFMPLNSVAPMAFYHSGDLLADYTDLGLISSISTMETFQKIYRPEIYNANSVAGKIYQPSLKHEDYSLTRVDYDREERSRLAVEQGKYAEEHFIKPYKSLLEQWSANFTL
- a CDS encoding Lrp/AsnC family transcriptional regulator yields the protein MEQIDDIDLQLLNILHDNSKYTVKELAKMVNLSASPVFERIKRLENSGYIKKYIALLDAEKLNRGFIVFCNIKLKQHDRNIGNQFVSDIMKIEEVVECYNISGDYDFLMKVSAKDMKHYQDFVFNKLGSVESIGSTQSTFVMSEIKNLYG
- a CDS encoding nitroreductase family protein, which encodes MNLIENLKWRYAAKAYSNVKLAEEKVDQILEAINLSASSCGLQSYRVFVVSNPEIQKKLGADSYNRQIESCSHLLVFVALNNMSSSYIDNYMAMTEKQRGLDAGALSGFRNGLHAYFNAINSEQKALWASKTGLYCTGNSTYCCGRIESGCHSYRRI